A single window of Anopheles moucheti chromosome 2, idAnoMoucSN_F20_07, whole genome shotgun sequence DNA harbors:
- the LOC128310691 gene encoding connectin-like, translated as MRTVNIDRTLTGLMLVLLATLPCTTVARSYEKQTMRKGKSAQIVSSAPTITTPLMDLCSEDINMKLACHCSPESHTKAQKASCSIFDGELPRKDYNWLAFHTQTELEHLKFTVRKSGNLTYIPSDVIATLYKLRTLTIEYGIISDIYPFAFGNLTELRVINLPNNQIVTLHSNAFAHHKSLEELMLENNYIKKIDRDAFVDVPKLIKLNLANNSIFNLHDNGFEELTKLEELRLESNQIAVLAREYFKGLENLKILKLSYNDVEYLGAFVFADLWSLQMLFLDSNRVEKIDERAFDGLTSLNYLHLENNRITTIDSATFTSVSALQLLNLDSNRLTTMTYGHIVPLMDNLVNNSALLSLRDNRFICDCRLSWMYDLSDRTRNEELRESLKGIDCILGQTPEEPTRSPLASSYDFGQLDENGEYIDDSASENDALAKEAPQTVNVLKLGREELPCPEELAGPTGDPNPRESKGLFNLSWNSSAAGDRHGGSIARSSILLLAIVTVGLGVVRRTLSC; from the exons ATGCGGACGGTAAACATAGACCGAACCCTGACGGGGCTGATGCTGGTactgctggcaacactgccctGCACAACCGTAGCCCGCAGCtacgaaaaacaaacgatgcgCAAAGGCAAATCGGCACAGATAGTATCGTCCGCACCGACGATCACAACCCCGCTGATGGACCTTTGCTCGGAAGACATCAATATGAAGCTGGCCTGCCACTGTTCACCCGAAAGTCACACCAAAGCGCAAAAAGCTTCCTGCTCCATCTTTGACGGTGAGCTGCCGCGCAAGGATTATAACTGGCTCGCGTTCCACACGCAAACCGAGCTGGAACATCTGAAGTTTACCGTGCGCAAATCGGGCAACCTAACGTACATACCGTCGGACGTGATCGCCACACTGTACAAGCTGCGCACGCTCACGATCGAGTACGGTATCATCAGCGACATCTACCCCTTTGCCTTCGGCAACCTGACCGAGCTGCGCGTGATCAATCTGCCGAACAATCAGATCGTAACGCTGCACAGTAACGCATTCGCGCATCACAAATCGCTCGAGGAGCTGATGCTGGAGAACAACTACATCAAGAAGATCGACCGGGACGCGTTCGTGGATGTGCCGAAGCTGATCAAGCTGAACCTGGCGAACAACAGCATCTTTAACCTGCACGACAATGGGTTCGAGGAGCTGACCAAGCTGGAAGAGTTGCGGCTCGAGTCGAACCAGATTGCGGTGTTGGCGCGCGAGTACTTTAAAGGGCTGGAGAACTTGAAGATCTTGAAGCTGTCGTACAACGATGTGGAGTATCTGGGTGCGTTCGTGTTTGCTGATCTGTGGAGCTTGCAGATGCTTTTCCTAGACAGCAATCGAGTTGAG AAAATCGACGAGCGTGCCTTTGACGGACTGACCAGCCTGAACTATCTGCATCTGGAAAACAATCGCATTACCACCATCGACAGTGCCACCTTTACCAGCGTGTCGGCACTGCAGCTGCTCAACCTGGACTCGAACCGTCTGACCACCATGACGTACGGTCACATCGTCCCGCTGATGGACAATCTGGTGAACAACAGTGCGCTACTGTCACTGCGTG ATAATCGATTCATCTGTGACTGTCGGCTCTCGTGGATGTACGATCTGAGCGATCGTACGCGTAACGAGGAGCTGCGCGAAAGCCTCAAGGGAATCGATTGCATCCTCGGCCAGACGCCCGAGGAACCGACCCGTTCACCGCTGGCCAGCTCGTACGATTTCGGACAGCTGGACGAGAACGGTGAATATATCGATGATTCGGCCAGCGAGAATGACGCACTCGCCAAGGAAGCACCCCAAACCGTGAACGTGCTAAAGCTGGGCCGCGAAGAGCTACCCTGTCCGGAGGAGTTGGCCGGACCGACCGGCGATCCAAACCCGCGTGAATCGAAAGGTTTGTTCAATCTGTCCTGGAACAGCTCGGCAGCCGGTGATCGGCATGGTGGCAGCATCGCGCGCAGCAGTATATTGCTGCTAGCGATAGTGACCGTTGGCCTCGGTGTAGTACGTAGAACGCTTAGCTGTTAA